A window of Eucalyptus grandis isolate ANBG69807.140 chromosome 4, ASM1654582v1, whole genome shotgun sequence genomic DNA:
TGGCGTCCTATGTGGCATTCCATGTGGCAAATagagaaaagtttaaaaagaatataaattagAATGTGTTCCaaaattcggaaaataaaaatataaattagaaTGTGTGTTCCAAAATTCggaaaataagaatataaattaGAATGTGTgttccaaaattcaaaaaataagtccaaaggaaaggaaaatgaaatatgTAATAGGAGCGTGGGAGGAGAAGCCATTGTGGCTGTGGCACGGTGACATCCTAGCTCCCACATCAAATGGCCACTTTCTCATGTACATAATTCAGAGTATTAACGATGGACGAAGGTCAAAAAAGCGATTGACTTGAAGTCAACATCCCAACCATTGAGCTTCCCCAATTTTTCACCTAACTACTAACCCGTAAAACGAGCTCAACCCAAAAGTAAATATAAGCAAGACTTTTTCCCCCCATCGGCCCGGTTTTCCATCCGACTATTGTGATTGATCCAACCGATAAAATGGtttcaattcaaaagaaaatataagcAAGACTTTTGCCCCCCCTCCCTAATAGATTGGTTGGATTAGTCATCCTAATTTGAAGCGGGCTGAATTTAAAGGATAAGCCATATAGAATTTTCACTATGATTTTTATGTATTATCATCACGGGGGACTAAGCAAAAACCAATGGATGGTTAGGAACACTGGCTAAAGAGTCAATATCATTTACTTGTGATAGTTTGGAGGAAAAAGTAGTGCAACTTGTCCAATGCGTTTAGTGTTGGAGCCAAGGTCAGGGGTTTGACGGTTGACAGCTACTCATTCGTCGTTGTTTTGGCTTTGTCTGCGacatggaaaaaggaaaactagaAAGGCCATTGAAAATTCTCTCCATCAGACTCCTCCCCTCCTTATAAATCTCTTCGCGGTTTGCATCAACACTTGCCACATCTCTCGTTTCCTCTTACGGTCCCTCCTTTCATATCTACCCACTTCTGGTTGAGCTATGGAGCTTGCGCACTTCAGTTTTGCGCAGTTACAGCCATGCcgtttccctctctcccttgtGCTTGCATTGTACCTTGTCCTCATCTCCTCCTCCACGAATGAAACCGACAAACTCGCACTCCTCATGTTTAAGGCCACAGTCAAAGACCCTTATAGGGTGCTTGACTCATGGAACAACACCGTTGGATTTTGCCACTGGTACGGTGTTATATGCAACCTGAGACACCAGAGGGTCGCAGTCCTAGACTTGTACTCGCTAGGACTCTCAGGGTCCATCTCTCCTCATATCGGAAACCTAAGCttcttgagaaaattttatCTCTCAAATAATAGTCTCATTGGAGAAATCCCTCCACAAGTCGGGCGATTGCGCCGCCTACTCTTGCTACAGATAGACAACAATTCACTGTCCGAAGAAATTCCCAGAAACGTGTCAGGTTGCTCAAAACTTGTAACCCTCACCATTGCATACAACCAACTAACTGGAGTAATTCCCACAGAACTCGGTTCATTGTCCAAGCTACAATATTTgtctttttatgaaaatgcacTCTCTGGGAATGTGCCTTCCTCCTTTGGAAACTTGTCTTCACTGCAGGTTCTTGAACTCACGGGAAATAACTTGGACGGGAGCATTCCCAATGTTCTAGGTAGCCTGGCAAATTTATTAGCTATAGGTGTCCAAGGAAATAGATTGTCCGGCACAATTCCATCCTCATTACTCAATCTCTCTTATATATTTTGGTTTGACGTTACAGATAACCAGATGCAGGGGAGTCTTCCTGCAGACATAGGCTTGACACTCccaaatattcaatattttagCATTGGCAGGAACCAATTTGAGGGACCGATTCCTCCCTCAGTGTCCAATTGGACAAACCTAGAGTTTTTTCAATCCGCAATGAACAAGCTTTCAGGGAAAGTGCCTTCTTTCGGAAATATGCCTGAGCTTTGGCGTTTTGCCATCTTTGATAACCAGCTAGGAAGTGGAAATTCTGAAGACTTGAGCTTTGTATGCTCATTGACAAACTCCACCGGATTAGAGTACTTCGCAATTGATAAGAACAGGCTCGGCGGGGCATTACCCAAATGCATAGGTAATTTCTCGAGCACTCTATGGTCATTCGGTGTGAGCGAGAACCTAATGTTTGGTGAGATTCCTAGAGAGATTGGAAATCTAGTCAACTTGAATGTACTAAGTATGTTTCTCAACCAGTTTTCAGGTGAGGTCCCTTCAAATTTCGGGAATTTACAAAATCTAGTGGTATTGCAATTAGGCAGTAACAAGCTGAGAGGGACAATCCCCACTTCTTTAGGAAATCTAACCAAGTTGATCGGATTAAGTCTTGGTTCGAACAACTTTCATGGGCAAATTCCTTCGCATCTATCGAAGTGTCAATCTCTCCAGTGGCTTGATCTTTCTATTAACAATCTTAGCAGTACCATACCCCCACAACTCATAGGTCTCTCATCGATAACAATCTATCTGGACTTGTCTCAGAACCATCTAAGTGGGGTTCTACCCACAGAAGTAGGGAACTTGAGGACTCTAACTGAGTTGGACATCTTTAACAATATGTTGGTAGGTGAAATCCCAAATAGTTTAGGGGATTGCACTGGATTGACAATGCTAAGAATGGGGGGTAACTTCTTCCACGGGTCCATTCCTCAATCGATCAAATCGTTACGAggcattgaagaactagatCTTTCACGCAACAATTTGTCAGGTCAAATTCCAGACTTCTTAGTGTTATTTCGTTCCTTAAAACTTTTGAATTTGTCTTATAATAACTTTGAAGGCATGCTACcacatgaaggagtatttaagaatgCTACCATGACTTCGATAATTGGCAACGATGCACTTTGTGGGGGATTGCCAGCATTCCACCTCCCCAAGTGCATCTCCATGAGCtccaagagaagaaaaatccaTATATTGGTATTGTCGGTTTGTGTTATTTTTGGCATTCTTGGAATAGCTCTTACTCTAGTTTTCTTGTATCTTTGCTGGTTGAAGAAGACAGTAAAAGAACCAATTTCAACTTCCATAGAGGATTCGTGGCCACACATATCTTATCAAACACTCCTAGAATCAACCGATGGTTTTAGTTCAATGAATTTGATCGGTGTTGGAAGCTTTGGTTCTATTTACAAGGGAACACTTGAGGAGAATGGTACAACTGTTGCTGTGAAGGTGCTTCATTTATTGCATCGAGATGCTCTAAAGAGCTTCATGGCGGAGTGCGAGACATTAAAGAACATCAGACATCGAAATCTTCTAAAGATAGTGACAGTTTGCTCAGGTATTGATTATCAGCAAAATGATTTTAAGGCCTTAGTTTATGAGTACATGGAAAGGGGAAGCCTAGAAAGGTGGCTACACCCAAACCCAACACCATCTCACGGGAATGAACCTATCCAAAAATTGAATTCCTTTCAAAGGATAAATGTTGCTATTGGTGTTGCTTCTGCATTGGATTATCTTCATCACCAGTGCCACATCCCCATCGttcattgtgatctaaagccaAGCAATGTCCTCTTAGATGTTGAGATGGTTGCTCATGTTGGTGACTTCGGATTGGCAAAGTTCCTCCTTGGATCATCCAGTGATACCGTGGCTAATCAGATGAGCTCAATGGGCATAAGAGGAACAATTGGTTATGCTCCACCAGGTTATCTCTCTTTTAAATTAAGAAAgtttattttggtaaaaaaatgtttatgggTCTTTTTGTGAGTTTGGTAGCTACAAGATACCTCTTACGCCCATTACATTCGACTTTAATGATCCGTACTCCAAATTTCACCAGAACTATGATCTACATTTGTCACAGAATATGCAATGGGATGTGAGGTTTCCAGAGAAGGCGATGTCTATAGTTACGGCATCCTCTTATTGGAGATGTTCACAGGGTTAAGTCCCACTGATGACATATTTAGAGACGATTTGACTCTTCATAGTTTTGTGGCTAAAGCTTTGCCTGGACAAGTGCTGAAAATTACAGATCACattcttcttcaagaaagagagaatcatTTAAGCCCCAACAATCCTCGGCATTGGCTCTCCGAAAGCAATGGCGTATTTCAAGAGTGCTTGGTTACAGTATATAATATTGGAGTCGCTTGCTCCGATGAAGTGCCTGGAAGACGGATGTGCATCAGTGGAGCCGCAAATCAGCTGCAAAAGATTAGGGAGAAACTCTTCCCAAGGGGTTTACACGGACAAAAATGAACAACAGGTTAATAgcattaattttattaaaactTTTATCTTCTCTCGTTGCTATACATTCTGTATTGTTTATGCAAACGCAAACGTACAGGTAATACATAACTGAAGGTATTTCTTTAAAGATGACAGTTGTTTATTTTCCACCATCCGTATCTGTACATATGTTAAACTTGCAAAAGGCCTGCAATACATTTTTGAGTACTGTCAGTTTACTAAAACTCTATTTTGGTGCTATAGTATATCAAAGTGAAtccaaaataaattgatttgcttcttcttcttcttcttctttattgttTTAGTACGAATTGCAATCGGTTAGCTACtggaaatttgattcaaagaAAAGCTTGGTTTCTGCAGCTTGACAGGAAAGTACTAGGATGTCTGGAATTGCTCTCGGTTCCTAGAGATATGTTTGCTCTGGTGGATGAATAAGGATGTGTAGCTTTCGGATTCAGCCTCCTAGTATGCTGCGATCCGAGGGAATGTATCGGTGGTCGGTGCGGGTAGCAAGATTGTCGAAGAATGCTTCAGTAGGATCAGTCTCACTTAATTCCAATAATGTAGCTCTGTGTATTAGGTTTCTTTAGGGGGGCAACTTGTATCTTTTTTTAGTATTTCAGGAAAGTTGTTAACCACGGGTTTTTTGACAAGCACTAAGCACGTATGGATGTAACTTATTATTGATATATCCAAAGTcccttttatcattttcattaatCGCATGGATAAGCaactttcaaaattaaatattacTAACTTCATCAAGAAATTACTAGTCGCCATTATGCTCAAACTTCACCATTATATAAAAAGTGATGATTAACGTGGTGAAGTTACTAAATTTAATAGGtcgaaagttatttttcattgtAGAAAGTTACTGATTTCATGGCTAAATTAATAGTCACTGATATTTATCGCCCATGTCCGCAAGCAATCTGCAAATTTTTCAGTAGAAATCAAGAGTAGCATAACAAAGAGGctattttcaacaaatttaaattataatctgttaaaaatttgaacagaCGTGTGTTTAACGTGTTGTCTAGAAGAGAAATATAAGTTTGTGCAAATATGAATTCTACtgttgaaaataaatatttttcttgaagggaagaaagaatTTCATACAGGTATATGAAGAATATTAATTGCCATGAGTTTGGCAATAAAACGCATCttgcaatatttcttacttCATACTAAGAGACTATTTatctttcatttgaaaattttggtggCTGGTTACTGATAAAGATACAAAATCTAATGACCAACTTAGACCAACTTAGAAgaaataattatgaattaataaaagataaCCAAAATCAGCTAGAATTTTATGCAAGATGTGTATCAAAACTCAATTTATCGGCCTGTATTAATAAGTACGTATAAACATTCTTTGGGAAAGTTATAAAAGAATAAGTATTGTCGAGAAATatagagaaatatatttttaattgctGGAGATTTACAATTTAAAAgtaaatgatatttttcatgcaaaaaaaCATAATCTTAAGATCAGCTTTTGACCGGCTCCATCAAAAGAAGCCTGCCCGAGTAGACAGGTCACTGCCTCGGGAACCTAGAACAGGCTTAGGATTAATTTGATTCCCAATTCTAAGGTAGTAATTGCCAGCTTCCTAAGCCGATTTTGAAACTTATTCGAGAAAATATACATAGTTTTGCATCCATCAGGAATCGAACCATCTTTTTCAAGATGAACAAATAACAATATAACCATTTGaccaatattaatttttgtggtGCAATGATACAACTTTTATATTTTACTAtaagaattgattttttatataaaaacataAATTGGGCCAATTCTGGATCCAATATCGGAATCGGGAGTCACAAGGTCTATTCCTAGTTTTGAGCAAGAACCGATCACTCCTAAATAAGTGGACATATGAAGTAAGGATTCCAAAAGTTAAAAGTGAAATACTTTATCAtaattataacttttttgggataaaaaacATCAAAATTTAATGGCAGAACtcattttatgttttctttgaattttgtttatatttcttAATGTTAGTTAATTGAAATTGGTTAGCTTAACTTCACAAATTAGCGGAGGCAGTACTAAACTTTCTGGAAAAAATATACGATTGATAGTGATAAACCACCCTATATTTACATTCTTTTAGAATTATATCTTCACAATCATCTCTTACAgtattatatttgtatttttggatCCAAAGCATCATCAAAATTGAGATAAGAagtaatttcaaatttaaacatGAAATTTCTTCTTGGGACATAATTCAATCTTCAAAGATTTCTCTAACTATTTTCTTATGAAGTTTTGTTAAAGCATCTCTAACTACCTCTGGCTTAGATTGATCATCACAACAGTTTTAGAACCATATATTTTCATAATGGCAATCATTAGCATCCCTATACTCTGAAAAATTCACTTAtggattttaaaattgacaatgatcgatcaaaaaagaacttgaaaataaacgcgccaaaaatcctaaaacatGTGATAAAAGTGTAACTGAATTCTAGAAtaacaaaaattacaattaagttttaaatctTGTCAGATTGATGTGGTCAAATCTCTCCCTTGATTTCATTCAATATGACTAATAGGAATATTGaagtggctttttttttttgttcatttcttaaGACAGGAGGCCGATATACATCTTCGTCGATAcgtgactttttatttttattttcttcatttacaCGCATGCTCCCCCTTGTTTCTGTCAATCTTCTTCTCCGCATGAACGCAGCCGTGACCGTGATCATCTTTGGTGTCTCCCGCCAAAGAAGCCTTCGGTGCAACATCACAACCGCTGCCGATCCCTTCCAGACCGTCAATAGCTGCCAGTGTCACCTCCAGCGATCCCAAACGAGGTCCCCTGTTTTCAGCTCACCAGTTTTTTGGAGCTCCAACCAACCATCTTTCTCAGCTACAACAGTCTTGGAGCTGACCCCAAAGCTTCGTTTGCTCATTCCCTGTAACCTCAACGTCTAAGCATGGGCTAGCGACACCGAGAACCACCGCTGCTGACCAAGAGCCCTTGTTTTCTCGCTCTTCTGGGCTTCGCGTCCTTAGTGCGCGACCCAGGCCGCAGCCGTGCTTCGGCCTCACCTTGCCACCCTCAATGACAGCTCCAACCGCGTTTGTTTCTTCCCCGATCGCCGGGACCAGCTTCTTCCCGTAAATGCCATTAGTTATGACAACCAGCTATAGCCAAAAAAAATAGGAACTGGCATAAACGGTATGTGGTCCGACGGGACCCATAAAGAAACTCAATGTACGAAATTGCAGTTCTTGTAAATGTCACTACCTTAATCAGAATCCAGCCAATTTCCGCGCGCGACATGCTGACGTGGTGCCCACAGAAAAATGACGAGGCACCAATATGGGTTGGATCATTTTTGACCCAACCCATCCATTTGATAACCCTAGATAATATACACGAGACAATGGATATTGAatcaatatttatataatatgacAAGTCACCTTAAGTATATTTTCATATGTTTccactcaattttattttcttcgaTAATCATTACGAAATCTTCTAAATTCGTATTGGACATTGTGACAAGCATTAAGGGCTTTAGAACAGAGATCTTGAAATTCAACATCCCGACACAATCGATTTTCTGGAGAATTGCAATGTTCAATAATTATCATTCTATTCACAAGAACTTTGACAATTGAAGTTACTGCTATTATcttgataattaatataatcgcAATAATCAGAACTTCCTATCGAATTTCATGAGTATTGAAAGTGGCACGTAAAATCAATTTACAAATTTCTGAGATTGTCATGTTGCGATGGGTTGCATATTAAACAACACTTTGATACCAAATATAGTAAAATAGAAGCGCGAAGCAAGACAGGTTCAGAATGGCAGAAACGCAAGGAAAAAAACATATAGCAAGAAAGGGGAAGAATGTAGAGAAAGCTGTAAGGAAAAAGAGACACCAAATCcaatgagaaagaagaaacactAGATAGGTAATATTCAATAATCAAATCGATCAAGCAAACTCACAAAGAAGTTCTTGCCTCGGGCCATATTTTTCAGGCGAGATCTAATAACACTCCTACCAGAGAAAATTACCTATTaatgaagaacaaagaaactaaataaaataattccaagaaaatttcaaataactAGTTTAAATAAGGTGGTTGAGGAAATCTTGCCCTAGGTCAATTGGTTGAGCTCTTTTCCAGAAAAGATGTGAAGCAAACCGAATGTCCCCAGGGCAAGTATCCTGATTATCCAACCCCGACACTAGGGAATTAGACCAGCAATCAAACTAGCATAAGCTCTCAGTTTGGGGTAAGGATTCATGGGAATCCTCTTGTCAAGCCAAAATACCATTACTAACCTGAGGCAGTACAACAAATAGAAATTATTGCAAATCATGTCgcgaccaataaaaaaaaattgccatccACATGAATTTGTAGTCCTTAGACAGCCAGACTACATGTCCTTCTGAAAGCAGCACTGTATAGGAAGTTAAAGATACCCAAAGAGAAGGATTTCTGCAAATTCACCAAGTTTAGCAAGCAATAGTTCATAAGAAGTTAAGAACACCAAAGAGGGGAATTGTAAATTTAACGAgttagagagaagaaaaaaggtgATAGTGCTCACCTATCATATCAATACCGAAAAATATGgaactttcatttttaaaatcagTTCTAAAGAAGAGCCCCGATCCATTCGCTTTGTCATTTATGATGAAACGAAAAAACTATGAGGAATGGCGGAGCTCTTTAAATAACAAACAAGGAATATTTTCATCAGAGATCTCCTAACTTGCATGCTGCAATAGAATCCAAAAGCCATGAGTTGCTTGCCACTTTTGCTCCTGTTGATCTAGCGAGGGCCTCTGCACTAGACAACCTGCGCTTGATGATCATATCCCTGCTCAGACCACACTTGTCTGGCATCTCAAGGCTGTATATTATGAAGGTTGAAGCAATGGATGGAGGTAAGGGGGCTAGCTCATCGCAAGGAATGGGCTTTCTGTGAAGCACGGTGCCGCCGGCAGCAACTACAAGATCTTGTAGGTACCCTTTGTATGAAGGATCAAAATCTCCCATGAAATAGAACTTAAGCCCATCAAATAGTTTTGGTTGCTGCATAGGAGGAAACCAGCCAAAATGAGATGCAAGTCCACAATCCACATGCATGAATGAAGAGACGCTATATTTGAATTCCATAGCATAGCATGAGCATGCATAAATGAGCACATTAAGAGTGAAAGTTTACACGGGAACTGAATTGTTCAACTCATTTAGACTACTAGGTTAGATAATCAAATCCGATGACAGGACTTTCAAGCCAAATGACTTTTCAGTTAAATGCTCACTACAAGACAAACGTGTGAAGCCCTTCGATACTGTGCTATTTGCTTGAAGCGCAGTTATGCTGCCATGACAGTCTACAGTGGCAGCTACTTCAGTCAGATTGCAATGACACGTGCAAGTCCTCTTACTATAGAATGCCAGATTTCATCACAGAAGTACTCAAATATAGTTGAGGGGCTCATCAATGGAAGAGCCAACAGAAATTTTTAATGTCTGAGAATATTAGATAACTAAAAATAGTCAAACAGATGATGCAGTTGAGTGAAATAGATGCCCACCATGTTAATGACTCTTTGTCTTCCAAGTTGAGGACCGTTCCTCATTCCATGAATGTCAGCATTAATTTCATATCTCTCCTCATGTATATGTTCCATTGCTTCCATGCAAGCTTTTATCCCTGGACACATGAACACAAAAGACACTAGCCTTAGCAACATAAACACAGATATACTAGGATTTGAATACTATATTTAATGTTTACAGTTCCATACTGACATTCAACACTCAGTATCCACTTGCCCTCCAGGATACCCATCAAGACTTTGAACGTCCTTTTGCAAGCTCCATTTTCATCTGTTGATGCAATCACATGGGTCACAGTTGGATTCCATTTTTGCACCACTGTTGCTCTGGATGCCCTCCCAAATTGAGAAACCGCTTCCTGAAGTTCATGAATCAATGACTTTCAATAATCCTAAATAATACATTCAAATATCAAAAGCCTCAAATCCATCAATAATTTATTACCCTCTCAGCTTTTGTTAAAGCTGAACAGCACAGAACTATTTTGTCGTGAGATCCACAATAGATCCGCTTCGAGCTTGAGGCATGCTGATGCTTCTCGTCATTTCCATCATGAACAAGTTGTGATCGCCTGTTGAAGTTATGTGTAAGCCATCTCATCAGGCTCATAATGTTACTCAAAAATAGGTCATTTAATCAAACTTGTTAAGGATGTTAGCATACTCTTCTTTTGAAGAACTCTTCATCTCTTGAGGTCTGGGAATTTCAATTGGTAATCTAGAAGAAAAGTGAAGCGGGCACAATAGAACAAAATTAACCTGTTTCAATGAGAGtttcagcaaaagaaaaacatatataAGTTGTCCCCA
This region includes:
- the LOC104442522 gene encoding probable LRR receptor-like serine/threonine-protein kinase At3g47570 — translated: MELAHFSFAQLQPCRFPLSLVLALYLVLISSSTNETDKLALLMFKATVKDPYRVLDSWNNTVGFCHWYGVICNLRHQRVAVLDLYSLGLSGSISPHIGNLSFLRKFYLSNNSLIGEIPPQVGRLRRLLLLQIDNNSLSEEIPRNVSGCSKLVTLTIAYNQLTGVIPTELGSLSKLQYLSFYENALSGNVPSSFGNLSSLQVLELTGNNLDGSIPNVLGSLANLLAIGVQGNRLSGTIPSSLLNLSYIFWFDVTDNQMQGSLPADIGLTLPNIQYFSIGRNQFEGPIPPSVSNWTNLEFFQSAMNKLSGKVPSFGNMPELWRFAIFDNQLGSGNSEDLSFVCSLTNSTGLEYFAIDKNRLGGALPKCIGNFSSTLWSFGVSENLMFGEIPREIGNLVNLNVLSMFLNQFSGEVPSNFGNLQNLVVLQLGSNKLRGTIPTSLGNLTKLIGLSLGSNNFHGQIPSHLSKCQSLQWLDLSINNLSSTIPPQLIGLSSITIYLDLSQNHLSGVLPTEVGNLRTLTELDIFNNMLVGEIPNSLGDCTGLTMLRMGGNFFHGSIPQSIKSLRGIEELDLSRNNLSGQIPDFLVLFRSLKLLNLSYNNFEGMLPHEGVFKNATMTSIIGNDALCGGLPAFHLPKCISMSSKRRKIHILVLSVCVIFGILGIALTLVFLYLCWLKKTVKEPISTSIEDSWPHISYQTLLESTDGFSSMNLIGVGSFGSIYKGTLEENGTTVAVKVLHLLHRDALKSFMAECETLKNIRHRNLLKIVTVCSGIDYQQNDFKALVYEYMERGSLERWLHPNPTPSHGNEPIQKLNSFQRINVAIGVASALDYLHHQCHIPIVHCDLKPSNVLLDVEMVAHVGDFGLAKFLLGSSSDTVANQMSSMGIRGTIGYAPPEYAMGCEVSREGDVYSYGILLLEMFTGLSPTDDIFRDDLTLHSFVAKALPGQVLKITDHILLQERENHLSPNNPRHWLSESNGVFQECLVTVYNIGVACSDEVPGRRMCISGAANQLQKIREKLFPRGLHGQK